From a region of the Candida albicans SC5314 chromosome 1, complete sequence genome:
- the JIP5 gene encoding Jip5p (Ortholog of S. cerevisiae Jip5; predicted role in biogenesis of the large ribosomal subunit; repressed in core stress response; Hap43-induced gene): MGKKKSNSSNAAQILESSVSPILEINYNDPLFTAASHPTKPILLSGLATGHVYCNSYDAEKLEELTQSKREEYATLEKQAYTQGKIPHINKSVSQSKKKWWTIVQDNTEIPNDGDLINTNWKTKRHKGSCRHAIFEPLENSVGDFIYTCGTDNIIKKASTETGKVVGKVDVSSDYSNKKDLLTKLCHSVTHPFLLSGTEDGHVLVYDSANLNSNKLKFKVESAHDDSINHILAMPAVSAYHYLTLGSTTLAHIDIRKGIITQSDDQEDELLAMCFPSDEVSQSNDTVLVSHGEGLITIWKNSKNKLMDQLSRVKVNKSASIDTIISTMNADNEDMANSVWCGDSEGLLHRINYKRGRVVETRLHSVAKGKHGAVDEVGILDIDFDYRLVSAGMDTLKIWSNTQDEEQNDEDDDDDNDDSDGDDSESVSGEDSWSDISSSDEELDTNPDDDSDKDDVDVEDDLQLRKKRDDISQLISKPKRKTIDINKLTKATKNTQPEDDEEDQEVPEPSQKKQKVKEKKLTTKQLRNMQKHEHGIRKFEGL, encoded by the coding sequence ATGGgtaaaaagaaatccaACTCTTCTAATGCTGCACAAATATTGGAATCGTCTGTATCGCCAATTTTAGAAATTAATTATAATGATCCTTTATTCACTGCTGCATCTCATCCCACAaaaccaattttattatcagGTTTAGCTACTGGTCATGTCTATTGTAATTCTTATGATGCAGAGAAACTAGAAGAATTGACTCAATCGAAAAGAGAAGAATATGCTACATTGGAAAAACAAGCTTATACTCAAGGTAAAATACCACACATCAACAAATCAGTCTCTCaactgaagaaaaaatggTGGACCATAGTTCAAGACAACACTGAAATTCCAAACGATGGAGATCTCATCAATACTAATTGGAAAACAAAACGTCATAAGGGATCATGTAGACATGCCATCTTTGAGCCATTGGAAAATTCTGTGGGTGATTTCATTTATACATGTGGAACCgataatattattaaaaaggCATCTACTGAAACTGGGAAAGTCGTGGGGAAAGTTGATGTTCTGTCTGATTACTCCAACAAGAAAGATTTATTAACTAAATTATGCCACTCGGTAACTCATccatttttattatcagGGACAGAGGATGGACATGTGCTAGTCTATGACAGCGCCAATTTAAACtccaataaattaaaattcaAAGTTGAAAGTGCCCATGATGATTCGATAAACCATATTTTAGCTATGCCCGCTGTATCAGCCTATCATTATCTAACGTTAGGATCTACTACTTTAGCACACATTGATATTAGAAAGGGTATCATTACACAATCTGACGACcaagaagatgaattatTGGCAATGTGTTTCCCTAGTGATGAAGTATCTCAATCAAATGATACCGTTTTGGTTTCTCATGGAGAAGGTTTGATTACTATATGGAAGAATTCAAAGAATAAACTCATGGATCAATTGTCTCGTGTAAAAGTTAATAAATCTGCATCTATAGATACGATCATTTCAACTATGAATGCCGATAATGAAGATATGGCAAACTCAGTTTGGTGTGGTGACAGCGAAGGGTTGTTGCATAGAATTAATTATAAAAGAGGTAGAGTGGTTGAGACTCGTTTGCATTCAGTGGCCAAAGGCAAACATGGTGCAGTTGACGAAGTGGGAATTTTGGATATCGATTTTGATTATAGATTGGTTAGTGCTGGTATGGACACATTAAAGATTTGGTCTAACACACAAGATGAAGAACagaatgatgaagatgatgatgacgataatgatgatagtGATGGAGATGATTCTGAGAGTGTATCTGGTGAAGATTCCTGGAGTGATATAAGCTCTTCAGACGAGGAGCTTGACACGAATCCAGATGATGATTCTGATAAAGACGATGTAGACGTCGAAGACGATCTACAGTTACGCAAGAAACGAGATGATATTTCTCAACTTATATCCAAGcccaaaagaaaaacaattgacattaataaattgacaAAAGCAACTAAAAACACACAAccagaagatgatgaagaagacCAAGAAGTGCCTGAACCTTCTcagaagaaacaaaaagtcAAGGAGAAGAAGTTGACAACTAAACAACTTCGTAATATGCAAAAACATGAACACGGTATTAGAAAATTTGAAGGTTTGTAA
- the HEM14 gene encoding oxygen-dependent protoporphyrinogen oxidase (Putative protoporphyrinogen oxidase; involved in heme biosynthesis; predicted Kex2p substrate; iron regulated transcript; Yfh1-induced; Hap43-repressed; rat catheter biofilm repressed), with amino-acid sequence MTLTTLPQNARVAVLGAGISGLTFTYFLSKLRPDLQFTIFEKSKRPGGWMSSPKLHVNNTNESILFEKGPRTLRGVKDGTLLMLDILRKLDLDSQIEVINEKCNANKKYILDSSGEIIQVPNSIGTTIEFLKNVKCVDRKLITGIIKEPFVKPIKEDETIEQFFKRRLGSTVLTDNVASSIIHGIYAGDVGKLSIKSIMSFMKDIENQSGSIVKHIFKSLYSTKKKEEPQLSQELQTYNQLMSPKAELLTLQKTLKQYPMIKLHDGMETLPKYLAEYLINNTNTKIEYNTSIQDIDAVTGKINGESYDHIRSTINTHDLAKTLPTTDPLVPELKSIEYVSIFLTNVYSRSSNLIPKGKPGFGFLSPRYGNVWKNPDALLGTIYDSDIENNVEGLFVDTKPVHNPNNKITIMMGGHYYTNWTIPSNSVNLKIVKDVLTSKLKVDLSKFNLKVIKDGEPLQIDEINDNDLVISYNFHSNCIPQYNLGYQETKDKVNQLLDKGYKLSFGGTVFADGVGVPDCVLNGFKDALKLK; translated from the coding sequence atgacTTTGACAACTCTACCTCAAAATGCAAGAGTGGCAGTTTTAGGAGCAGGAATTCTGGGATTAACATTCACATATTTCCTTTCTAAACTACGCCCAGATTTACAATTcacaatatttgaaaaactgAAAAGACCAGGTGGTTGGATGTCATCACCTAAATTACACGTCAATAATACCAATGAATCGattctttttgaaaagGGACCAAGAACTTTACGTGGAGTTAAAGATGGGACTTTATTAATGCTTGATATTTTAAGaaaattggatttggaTTCTCAAATAGAagtaattaatgaaaaatgtaATGCCAATAAGAAATATATTCTTGATTCTTCAGGGGAAATCATTCAAGTGCCTAATTCAATTggaacaacaattgaatttcttaAAAATGTTAAATGTGTCGATAGAAAATTAATAACTGGGATAATAAAGGAACCATTTGTGAAACCAATAAAAGAAGATGAAACgattgaacaatttttcaaaagaagaTTAGGTAGTACCGTACTTACAGATAATGTTGCCAGTTCTATTATTCATGGGATATATGCTGGAGATGTCGGGAAATTGAGTATTAAAAGTATTATGTCATTTATgaaagatattgaaaatcaatcaGGATCCATAGTGAAacatattttcaaatcccTATATtcaaccaagaaaaaagaggaaCCACAATTATCACAAGAATTACAAACATACAATCAGTTAATGTCTCCAAAAGCGGAATTGTTGACTCTACAAAAAACATTGAAACAATACCCTATGATTAAATTGCATGATGGAATGGAAACCTTACCTAAATATTTAGCTGAATATTtaatcaacaacaccaacacaAAAATCGAATATAATACTTCTATACAAGATATAGATGCAGTGACAGGGAAAATCAATGGTGAATCATATGATCATATCCGATCCACTATTAATACCCATGATTTAGCAAAAACATTACCAACAACAGATCCATTAGTACCTGAATTGAAATCCATAGAATACGTCAGTATCTTTTTAACCAATGTTTATTCAAGATCGTCAAATTTGATACCTAAAGGTAAACCAGGGTTTGGATTTTTATCACCACGATATGGAAATGTTTGGAAAAATCCTGATGCATTATTAGGAACAATTTATGATtctgatattgaaaataatgtCGAAGGACTCTTTGTTGATACTAAACCTGTTCATaatccaaataataaaatcacCATTATGATGGGTGGTCATTATTATACAAATTGGACAATTCCTTCGAATTCagtgaatttgaaaattgttaaAGATGTATTGacatcaaaattaaaagttgatttatcaaaattcaatCTAAAAGTGATTAAAGATGGTGAACCATTACAAAtagatgaaattaatgacAATGATCTTGTGATTTCATATAATTTCCATTCAAATTGTATTCCCCAATATAATTTGGGTTATcaagaaacaaaagatAAAGTAAATCAATTACTCGATAAAGGTTATAAGCTTTCATTTGGAGGAACGGTGTTTGCTGATGGTGTTGGTGTTCCTGATTGTGTGTTGAATGGGTTCAAAGATGCcttaaaattgaaatag
- a CDS encoding U2 snRNP complex subunit (Putative U2B'' component of the U2 snRNP, involved in splicing; contains an RNA recognition motif (RRM); ortholog of S. cerevisiae MSL1; Hap43p-induced gene), which produces MPSTKRSSSTENSHKDSKKKVKLDYVNLKPSQTLYVKNLNTKINKKILLHNLYLLFSAFGDIISINLQNGFAFIIFSNLNSATLALRNLKNQDFFDKPLVLNYAVKESKVISQEKQKLQDDNDEEVMPSYE; this is translated from the coding sequence ATGCCAAGTACAAAAAGATCATCATCTACTGAAAACTCCCATAAAGACtctaaaaagaaagtcaAACTAGATTATGTAAATCTCAAACCATCACAAACGTTATATGTCAAAAATCTAAataccaaaatcaataagaaaattttattgCATAATTTGTACCTATTATTTTCTGCATTTGGAGATATCATTTCTATAAATCTACAGAATGGTTTTGCCTTTATAATATTTAGTAATTTAAATCTGGCTACATTGGCGTTgagaaatttgaaaaatcaagatttttttGACAAACCACTTGTATTAAATTATGCTGTCAAGGAATCTAAAGTTATTTCTCAggagaaacaaaaactacaagatgataatgatgaagaagtgATGCCACTGTATGAATAA
- a CDS encoding uncharacterized protein (Protein of unknown function; hyphal-induced expression, regulated by Cyr1, Ras1, Efg1; Hap43-induced gene; Spider biofilm induced), whose translation MTLTSTGDNRKQSLSDDVREGSSSISTNVADRSNSNHLIPLSPEQQRELEEELPEIEQELTDSEEEDEFIRRFGDIEFQYIKPPKQSVWFRRPHALNYFKDGVLFRTKGERTSAKTELFLDLLYVGIIANLAGEASEEAGGKALLKYVLLFLPTWVIWADIKDFTNYYYNEDLSQKMYIFWILALLTLYINSHYALLNSTDGAALTIVPYILCRLSLAVSYFVYSFFIPEHRAQSRLYAAMVLVTSLCWIAVIFVPTRVKIGLAFAFLFLEQVCFSIAYHPWTKKMMNLTTSTALNIEHEVERFSSFVTIAIGEFLYKVVAPGNLGVGFSAKFARGLFLLANAYILFWIYQYGSTSNKAIHPLRHSAWTAISWIYAHAPLIAALVLAADAGGDLASLDNTSTAKHHSVSEHGKSVIFFGKEGTLSEGGEEEEKNMYALSFFYTGGICVSLVCMFILGLVETSRDPPELFVLPKNLRIALRLPIAIIIVLLSLAELNTTLLMGLVTMLLGILLIFESVVGTPRSCLFDSTRPKKDTNTNTNTNTNTNNDANNNTNVNSD comes from the coding sequence ATGACTTTGACTTCGACTGGTGATAACAGGAAACAATCCTTACTGGATGATGTTCGCGAAGGGTCATCTTCTATTTCTACTAATGTTGCAGACCGTTCTAATAGTAATCATCTTATACCTTTATCTCCTGAACAGCAACGTgaattggaagaagaaCTCCCTGAAATCGAACAAGAATTAACTGATAgcgaagaagaagatgaattcATTCGTCGATTTGGAGATATTGAATTCCAATATATTAAGCCACCAAAACAAAGTGTATGGTTTAGACGTCCTCATgcattaaattattttaaaGATGGAGTTTTATTCCGTACTAAAGGTGAACGAACTTCAGCCAAAACAGAATTGTTTTTAGATTTGTTATACGTGGGGATTATTGCCAATTTAGCCGGTGAAGCAAGTGAAGAAGCTGGTGGTAAGgcattattgaaatatgttttattatttttaccAACATGGGTGATTTGGGCTGACATTAAAGATTTTaccaattattattataatgaAGATTTGTCACAAAAAATGTACATTTTTTGGATTCTTGCCTTGTTGACTTTGTATATCAATAGTCATTATGCATTATTGAATAGTACCGATGGAGCAGCATTAACTATTGTTCCATACATTCTATGTCGATTATCATTGGCAGTAagttattttgtttattcatttttcatcCCAGAGCACAGAGCCCAATCAAGATTATACGCAGCTATGGTGTTGGTGACCTCTTTATGTTGGATTGCCGTTATATTTGTTCCAACAAGAGTGAAAATTGGTCTTGCCTTTgcctttttatttttagaaCAAGTTTGCTTTTCTATTGCCTATCATCCTTGgacaaagaaaatgatgaatttaaCAACTTCTACAGCATTAAACATTGAACACGAAGTTGAAAGATTTTCGCTGTTTGTTACTATTGCCATTGGTGAGTTTTTATATAAAGTTGTTGCACCAGGTAATTTAGGAGTTGGATTCAGTGCCAAATTTGCTCGAGGTCTTTTCTTATTGGCCAATGCctatatattattttggATTTACCAATATGGATCAACTTCCAACAAGGCAATTCATCCGTTACGTCACAGTGCATGGACGGCTATTCTGTGGATATATGCTCACGCTCCATTGATTGCAGCTTTGGTGTTGGCAGCAGATGCTGGTGGTGATTTGGCTAGTTTAGATAACACTAGTACTGCCAAACATCATTCTGTTTCTGAACACGGTAAGTCAGTGATATTTTTCGGGAAAGAAGGAACGTTATCAGAAGGtggagaagaagaagaaaagaatatgTATGCTCtatcatttttttatacTGGAGGAATCTGTGTTTCCTTAGTTTGTATGTTTATTTTGGGATTAGTGGAAACAAGCAGAGATCCACCAGAATTATTTGTTCTTCCTAAAAACTTGAGAATTGCATTAAGATTACCCATTGCAATAATTATTGTTCTTCTTAGTTTGGCTGAATTAAATACAACGTTATTGATGGGATTGGTAACTATGTTATTGGGGATCTtgttaatttttgaaagtGTTGTTGGAACTCCTAGATCAtgtttatttgattcaacaaGACCTAAGAAGGATACCAACACCAATACCAACACCAATaccaataccaataatGATGCCAATAACAATACCAATGTCAATTCCGATTAG
- a CDS encoding uncharacterized protein (Ortholog of C. dubliniensis CD36 : Cd36_08410, C. parapsilosis CDC317 : CPAR2_301700, Candida tenuis NRRL Y-1498 : cten_CGOB_00267 and Debaryomyces hansenii CBS767 : DEHA2C10560g) has translation MNILRRFKTTTSTTSSSPQILLTSIEAFTARVKDEQAHNSGPLLKCIDLLIDKYQPLLVEKFKIDSSLISDPYVIQQRIWDNLKIKRSQSLDPNIKIRQELMEKNTNEMIIDHQSIPYRNFIKQLYPLKSLHSTNNKSEYFDFVNNSKKYLSINHEELYKRYLDLPHPAPRFLTFDDLQNFIYKFVLSKPHYSNRNVIEANIFKNDYQSAINSLNLEIEKRQIYHDMCGKIINDLKLANLPITQPEQIRLIYLSFFKDRQDLLKNFNPRQLKLLNYPQFNWGNYQMLIKSFGDNRRDLLSVLLLLATRHDQFDIIQDILPKVNLGCILDPGQSTTTTANTSLKLTDNSLRHLVYYFTWYIDRPNFDTYLARTIDYITNNIPVLTTDIVNSISQTLIELGYIKQAEKLFELAFFQDPKPTPPEYENSESISYKRLTTEDSIINQEWQFIYTKLKSITNDNTIIHKLIPVELTFLNLIEGYCKFGNFDQIKQLINIMDNIAKQPLSTRIYIRIFKAFINNSSNGTNQQLENDWTLDDLSSILTRLINDIDTIDEATTTTTSNTSMVKQLLNEGSLNFNKYEQEIINRKSNSDIYLEYQNNGGLKLLRISNYLLEVIFISLETKIHQVFKSIQSNDTEQTQNQYQSAIQNLKILKTNWLSMLEQDVKKRNNSNSIKSSYYYSDQLSYINKAVLFEIFSIISQL, from the coding sequence ATGAATATTCTACGACGattcaaaacaacaacatctaCAACCAGCTCCTCGCCTCAGATATTATTAACTTCCATTGAAGCATTTACAGCAAGAGTTAAAGATGAACAAGCCCATAATTCAGGTCCATTATTAAAATGTATCGActtattaattgataaatatcaaCCGTTGTTAGtagaaaaattcaaaatcgattcttcattaatttcaGATCCTTATGTTATTCAACAACGAATATGggataatttgaaaatcaaacGTTCACAATCATTAGAtccaaatatcaaaattcGTCAAGAATTAATGGAGAAAAATACCAATGAAATGATAATTGATCATCAATCTATACCGTATcgaaatttcattaaacaattatatccattaaaatcattacatagcaccaacaataaaagtgaatattttgattttgttaataattCTAAGAAATATCTTTCTATTAATCATGAAGAATTATATAAACGATATTTAGATTTACCTCATCCAGCTCCAAGGTTTCTTacatttgatgatttacaaaattttatttataaatttgtaTTACTGAAACCTCATTATAGTAACAGAAACGTCATTGAAGCAaacatttttaaaaatgattatCAATCAGCtataaattctttaaatctagaaattgaaaaaagacAAATTTATCATGATATGTGTGGtaaaataattaatgatttaaaattggCAAATTTACCCATAACTCAACCTGAACAAATTcgattaatttatttatcatttttcaagGATCGTcaagatttattgaaaaattttaatcctcgacaattaaaattattaaattatccTCAATTTAATTGGGGGAATTATCAAATGTTAATTAAACTGTTTGGCGATAATCGTCGTGATTTATTAAGtgtgttattattattggctACCAGACatgatcaatttgatataattCAAGATATTTTACCTAAAGTTAATCTTGGATGTATTCTCGACCCTGGCCaatccaccaccaccaccgccaATACATCATTGAAATTGACTGATAATTCATTAAGACATTTGGTATATTATTTCACTTGGTATATTGATCGTCCGAATTTTGATACCTATTTGGCCCGcacaattgattatattacTAATAATATACCAGTCTTAACCACAGATATAGTAAATAGTATATCTCAAacattaattgaattaggATACATCAAGCAAGCcgaaaaattatttgaattggcATTCTTCCAAGATCCAAAACCAACACCACCAGAATATGAAAATTCGGAATCAATATCTTATAAAAGATTAACCACTGaagattcaataataaatcaagaaTGGCAATTCATATatacaaaattgaaatccaTCACTAATGATAATACAATTATTCACAAATTGATCCCTGTTGAATTAacttttttgaatttaattgaagGATATTGCAAATTTGGAAACTTTgatcaaatcaaacaattaattaatattatgGATAATATTGCAAAGCAACCGTTATCTACTAGAATTTATATTCGAATATTCAAAgcatttattaataatagcAGTAACGGTACTAACCAGCAGTTGGAAAACGATTGGACATTAGATGATTTATCAAGTATATTGACTAGATTgattaatgatattgacACCATTGATGAagccaccaccaccaccacttcCAATACTTCTATGGTgaaacaattattaaatgaagGTAGtttaaatttcaataaatacGAACAGGAGATTATAAATCGTAAATCAAATTCCGATATTTATCTTgaatatcaaaataatgGTGGTCTTAAACTATTAAGAATAAgtaattatttattggaaGTTATTTTTATCAGTTTAGAAACCAAGATACAtcaagttttcaaatcaattcaatctAATGATACCGAACAAACACAGAACCAATACCAATCAGCAatacaaaatttgaaaattttgaaaacaaattggtTAAGTATGTTGGAACAAGATGTTAAAAAAAggaataattcaaattctatCAAGTCgtcatattattattctgATCAATTATCATATATCAATAAGGCagttttatttgaaatattttctaTCATTTCACAATTatag
- a CDS encoding mitochondrial 37S ribosomal protein mS23 (Ortholog(s) have structural constituent of ribosome activity and mitochondrial small ribosomal subunit localization) — protein MKIQTDAANVLQRASAQLKSGLLKEKPLWYDIIAKYPPTSTNDLIKKSHVYEGKSDPRNNSIIYKYPNSNNKNNNVLFKTRPSNKELKSKNHNIHKLPKLKFIEDSLRKIFYQQHPWELSRPKNLIDNGNGNNNEKCDWSHMLQLHKPLDGESVVQRTLWLLKNNTTKGLTMVEAYDKARFEFYKLRMSEEMESHVAKEESTMYGSVFTSTTVNWNLSKEQEYINDWTIIAKERTQVIEANMNKSSAPIGSVVEEEKSQSSLFEDLLSNDNLQSEPEVEQSGQQQQQEQPKQETN, from the coding sequence ATGAAGATTCAAACTGATGCAGCTAATGTTTTACAACGTGCATCAGCACAATTAAAATCTGgattattaaaagaaaaaccacTATGGTATGATATAATTGCCAAATATCCACCAACTTCAactaatgatttaattaaaaaatctCATGTTTATGAAGGTAAATCTGATCCaagaaataattcaattatttataaatatccaaattcaaataataaaaacaataatgttTTATTCAAGACTCGTCCACTgaataaagaattaaagtcaaaaaatcataatattcataaattaccaaaattaaaatttattgaagattcattaagaaaaattttttatcaacaacatccaTGGGAATTATCTCGTCCCaagaatttaattgataatggtaatggtaataataatgaaaaatgtGATTGGAGTCATATGTTACAATTACATAAACCATTAGATGGTGAATCGGTAGTACAACGTACATTATGGTTACTTAAGAATAACACTACTAAAGGTTTAACTATGGTGGAAGCATATGATAAAGctagatttgaattttataaattaagAATGAGTGAAGAAATGGAAAGTCATGTAgctaaagaagaaagtaCAATGTATGGAAGTGTATTCACTAGTACTACTGTGAATTGGAATTTATCTAAAGAACAAGAATATATTAATGATTGGACAATTATTGCTAAGGAAAGAACTCAAGTTATTGAAGCTAATATGAATAAATCTTCAGCTCCAATTGGTTctgttgttgaagaagaaaaatctCAATCTTCGttatttgaagatttattaCTGAATGATAATTTACAATCTGAACCGGAAGTTGAACAATCaggacaacaacaacaacaagagcaaccaaaacaagaaacaaactaa
- a CDS encoding uncharacterized protein (Has domain(s) with predicted NADH dehydrogenase (ubiquinone) activity, role in electron transport chain and mitochondrial respiratory chain complex I localization), protein MQHSIIRLSQGTSSNGNPWAKRDAWRYQGQFTRFNRFKNAFPGLGIATVAFALYCGYEQLVLKKDDHHDEHGHH, encoded by the coding sequence atgcaacattcaataataaGATTAAGTCAAGGTACCAGTAGTAATGGCAATCCATGGGCTAAAAGAGATGCTTGGAGATATCAAGGACAATTCACTAGATTTAATCGTTTTAAAAATGCATTCCCTGGATTAGGTATAGCAACAGTTGCATTTGCTTTATATTGTGGATATGAACAATTAGTATTAAAGAAAGATGATCATCATGATGAACATGGTCATCATTAA